In Gracilimonas sp., a single window of DNA contains:
- a CDS encoding MBOAT family O-acyltransferase — MSWNWKFLSLILLSTLVDYFCGIKVHDSKTEQKKKFYVFLSVAANLTVLGFFKYYNFFAENLVALTSLFGWSPGDVTLNIVLPVGISFYTFQTMSYSIDIYRKEIEPERNILNFALFVACFPQLVAGPIERAKSLLPQIQTPRTITWKMIQKGTWMILWGYFLKIFVADNAGLIVDNVFAKSGIIPGGEALLGIYAFAFQIFGDFAGYSSIAIGVAALMGFKLRTNFLFPYFVTNPQDFWRNWHISLSTWLRDYLYIPLGGNRGSELNLYRNLFLTMLLGGIWHGAAWTFVIWGIYQGGILIIHRYFSPYISRYTENIQWSNLQQKVINAVKVIWMFQITCLGWLIFRANSVDQIIYFLRSIFLNLTAYTPEIPYYSLQLAFLVLPLLVIQFFQFKFDSKNSLKYFPSYTRYAIYLGLYYFIVVFGEFGSREFIYFQF; from the coding sequence ATGAGCTGGAATTGGAAGTTTCTTTCCTTAATCTTACTTAGCACTCTTGTAGATTATTTCTGTGGTATCAAAGTTCATGACAGTAAAACTGAACAAAAAAAGAAATTCTATGTTTTCCTGAGTGTTGCAGCAAACCTGACGGTTCTCGGTTTTTTTAAATACTATAATTTTTTCGCAGAAAACCTGGTTGCCTTGACTTCGTTATTCGGATGGTCGCCCGGAGATGTAACGCTGAACATCGTATTACCGGTTGGGATTTCTTTCTACACATTTCAGACGATGAGCTATTCTATTGATATATACCGGAAGGAAATTGAACCTGAGCGTAATATTTTGAATTTTGCACTATTTGTAGCGTGCTTCCCACAACTAGTAGCCGGTCCCATAGAACGAGCGAAAAGTTTACTCCCACAAATTCAAACCCCCCGAACCATTACCTGGAAAATGATTCAAAAGGGAACATGGATGATATTATGGGGATATTTTTTAAAAATTTTTGTTGCAGATAATGCAGGCCTTATCGTAGATAATGTGTTTGCTAAATCCGGAATTATCCCGGGGGGAGAGGCACTTTTGGGTATTTATGCTTTTGCCTTTCAAATTTTTGGGGATTTCGCCGGCTATTCTTCTATAGCTATTGGCGTGGCAGCGTTGATGGGATTTAAACTGCGAACCAATTTCTTGTTTCCGTACTTCGTGACTAATCCACAAGATTTTTGGCGTAACTGGCATATCAGTCTGTCTACTTGGCTGAGAGATTACCTGTATATACCGCTTGGAGGAAACAGAGGTAGTGAATTAAATTTATACAGGAATTTATTTTTGACCATGTTGCTGGGTGGGATTTGGCATGGAGCAGCGTGGACGTTTGTAATTTGGGGCATATATCAAGGCGGGATTTTAATTATCCACAGATATTTTAGTCCATATATAAGTCGCTATACCGAAAACATTCAATGGAGCAATTTACAACAAAAGGTTATTAACGCTGTAAAAGTTATCTGGATGTTTCAGATTACCTGCTTAGGGTGGTTAATATTTAGGGCTAATTCCGTCGATCAGATCATATATTTTCTGCGAAGCATATTCTTAAACTTAACGGCATATACACCGGAAATTCCTTATTACAGCCTTCAATTAGCCTTTTTGGTTTTGCCATTGCTGGTGATTCAGTTTTTTCAATTTAAGTTTGATTCAAAAAATAGTCTTAAATATTTCCCTTCATATACGCGGTATGCTATTTATTTAGGACTGTATTATTTCATTGTGGTATTTGGAGAGTTTGGGTCAAGGGAGTTTATCTATTTTCAATTTTAG
- a CDS encoding WecB/TagA/CpsF family glycosyltransferase, producing the protein MIGVETRYYMNVRVDNLLLDTALEQVESLIEQSKEDGVPRQVFFTNVHSIHLARKDTEFRRYLDKADLVLPDGSGLKIAGKVLEMPILENLNGTDFTPKVCRMAETGKWSVYLLGAREDVVKRCSEKLKERFPNLSLIGYHNGYFSKNEEDEIVEEINKKKPDILLVALGQPYQEKWIARNANRLNTHICLAVGGLFDFLAGAMKRAPLWMRKLGIEWFHRFLQDPKSKWDRILIEIPVFLSLVLQEKVISLTSKRNLNQLRWIFNGQRDRYIRS; encoded by the coding sequence ATGATAGGTGTAGAAACCCGGTACTATATGAATGTACGTGTGGACAATCTGTTGCTAGATACAGCCCTTGAACAGGTTGAATCGTTGATAGAACAAAGTAAAGAAGACGGGGTTCCGCGGCAGGTATTTTTTACTAATGTTCATAGCATTCATCTTGCCAGGAAAGACACAGAATTCCGAAGGTATCTCGATAAGGCTGATTTGGTATTACCAGATGGAAGCGGCCTTAAAATAGCCGGGAAGGTATTGGAGATGCCAATCCTGGAAAATCTAAACGGGACTGATTTTACTCCTAAAGTTTGCCGTATGGCAGAAACAGGAAAATGGAGTGTATATCTACTCGGGGCACGTGAAGATGTGGTAAAAAGATGTTCAGAAAAACTTAAAGAGCGGTTTCCCAATCTTTCATTAATAGGTTATCATAATGGATATTTTTCTAAGAATGAGGAAGATGAAATTGTTGAAGAGATAAACAAGAAAAAACCTGATATACTTTTGGTAGCCCTTGGCCAGCCATACCAAGAGAAGTGGATTGCCCGCAATGCTAATCGGCTAAATACACACATATGTTTGGCTGTTGGGGGATTATTTGACTTTCTAGCGGGAGCGATGAAACGGGCTCCTCTTTGGATGCGGAAGTTAGGTATTGAGTGGTTTCACCGTTTTCTTCAGGATCCAAAATCAAAGTGGGATCGTATTCTTATTGAAATACCGGTTTTCCTATCACTGGTTTTACAGGAGAAAGTGATTTCGCTTACCTCTAAAAGAAATTTAAATCAACTAAGATGGATTTTTAATGGACAAAGGGATAGGTACATCCGTAGCTAA
- a CDS encoding flippase encodes MDKGIGTSVAKNTTVMLGAQLLTWVSSFVLLMFLPRYLGSADYGRLYLAMSIAMILGIIIDFGGNYLIPKEVAKEKKSTPNIMVSYIGVRSILWVFCMAILLLFSWFVEYSATVLILIGILGFSKLWEGVIKAIKSCFQGHEMMEYPSIGQIAQKVFVAAIAVSALIFGAGPITIAIIMVMGAVLNLVICLKFVPIIVDNLPKFNFDISLNLVRNSIPYFLWSIFAVIYYRVDAVMLSTLSTEQVVGWYGGAYRFFDIVMFLPSIFTTVIFPVFSRLSAEGDEQLTDTFQRSLRYMVLTAVPMTILFLFFSEDIIHLFYGLDEYEPSIIILQIFAPGIVLVYIDFILGSYILATDKQRVWAIIGFTAILLNVGLNYGMIPYADQLWGNAGIGAAISTLLTELFILIGAFVLLPGKYFSGLKISLPFKAIAGGIAMATMIYLLKSMMVFWPILAALGLFVYASFAVGSGMITKAELQFGKEFFSRQNLRSFLKAKGEQI; translated from the coding sequence ATGGACAAAGGGATAGGTACATCCGTAGCTAAGAATACTACTGTAATGCTTGGAGCTCAATTACTGACCTGGGTTTCCAGTTTTGTACTGCTTATGTTCCTTCCCCGGTATTTGGGAAGTGCAGACTATGGACGACTTTACCTGGCGATGTCTATTGCTATGATTTTAGGCATTATCATTGATTTTGGTGGGAATTATCTAATCCCGAAAGAAGTAGCAAAAGAAAAGAAGAGTACTCCCAATATTATGGTCAGTTATATTGGGGTACGTTCAATTTTGTGGGTCTTCTGTATGGCCATTCTTTTACTTTTTTCATGGTTTGTTGAATACTCAGCTACGGTTTTAATTCTCATTGGTATCCTTGGATTCTCAAAGCTTTGGGAAGGAGTTATTAAAGCAATTAAGAGTTGCTTTCAAGGGCATGAAATGATGGAATATCCGTCTATTGGACAAATTGCTCAAAAGGTGTTTGTTGCTGCTATAGCCGTTAGCGCTCTGATTTTTGGGGCCGGGCCAATTACTATTGCAATAATTATGGTAATGGGGGCTGTTCTGAATCTTGTAATTTGCCTCAAGTTCGTGCCTATAATTGTAGATAATCTGCCGAAGTTTAATTTTGACATTTCTCTAAACTTGGTAAGAAATAGTATCCCATATTTTTTATGGTCTATTTTTGCAGTCATATATTATCGGGTAGATGCAGTAATGCTTTCAACACTTTCTACGGAACAGGTGGTAGGTTGGTATGGTGGAGCATATCGTTTTTTTGATATAGTTATGTTCCTCCCCAGTATTTTTACGACCGTCATTTTTCCAGTTTTCTCCCGGCTCTCAGCAGAAGGCGACGAACAATTAACGGATACTTTTCAGCGTAGCCTCCGGTATATGGTCTTAACCGCTGTGCCAATGACGATCCTGTTTCTGTTCTTCTCAGAAGATATTATTCATTTGTTTTACGGATTAGATGAATATGAGCCCTCAATAATCATACTACAGATTTTCGCTCCCGGGATAGTTTTGGTATATATTGATTTCATACTGGGGAGTTATATCCTGGCAACTGATAAACAAAGGGTATGGGCTATAATTGGTTTCACTGCTATACTGCTAAATGTGGGTTTAAATTATGGGATGATTCCTTATGCAGATCAGCTCTGGGGAAATGCGGGTATTGGTGCCGCCATATCAACCCTTTTAACTGAATTGTTTATTCTGATTGGTGCATTTGTATTACTACCCGGAAAATATTTTTCCGGCCTTAAAATTTCGCTACCGTTTAAAGCGATAGCCGGAGGAATTGCGATGGCGACAATGATTTATTTACTAAAGAGTATGATGGTTTTTTGGCCAATACTGGCTGCTTTAGGTCTATTTGTATATGCGAGTTTTGCCGTTGGATCCGGGATGATCACCAAAGCTGAGCTTCAATTTGGTAAAGAGTTTTTTTCAAGACAAAATCTAAGATCTTTTCTAAAAGCTAAAGGAGAGCAAATATGA
- a CDS encoding glycosyltransferase family 4 protein, whose product MKILNVMPFSPVPKDFGGALREYYILQSLASEHEVTVVTYGTEEQFDLFTREFGDLVNEIHMVKPPWERKFRRLAQFYAVCCSGKSYFHNHNCSQCLQKKITELLETKNFDAVHCEFSVMGNLNFGNDVLKIMNTHNVEYNNFRRMWNTTNTAFRKRFYRHEYKKVYHEEIKALKNQDVIFSTSEKDREIFRKDIPDVPNYVVPNGVDTEFFTPSDIIDEEPYSLVFTGMMGYVPNYDGMLWFLDNIFPKIKKQIPNIKVYIVGKNPPAELEKRALDDVVVTGFVDDVRPYVWRSSVFIVPLRMGSGTRLKVVEALSMKKPVVSTSIGCEGIEVVDGDSILIEDEPKDFAEAVVQLLQNRNLRSHLTENGYRLVKEKYDWSVVGNHMLNVYDHLSAKQESEIALADVS is encoded by the coding sequence ATGAAGATTCTGAATGTAATGCCATTTTCACCTGTACCTAAGGATTTTGGAGGCGCACTGCGTGAGTATTATATCCTTCAAAGCTTAGCCTCTGAACATGAGGTAACGGTAGTTACTTATGGAACAGAAGAACAATTTGATTTATTCACAAGAGAATTTGGAGATCTGGTGAATGAAATTCATATGGTAAAGCCTCCCTGGGAACGGAAATTTCGACGATTAGCACAATTTTATGCGGTCTGCTGCTCAGGTAAAAGCTACTTTCATAACCACAACTGTTCGCAATGTTTGCAAAAAAAAATTACGGAACTTCTTGAAACTAAGAACTTTGATGCCGTGCATTGCGAGTTTTCGGTAATGGGTAATCTGAATTTTGGAAATGATGTTTTAAAGATAATGAATACTCATAATGTAGAATACAATAATTTTCGACGAATGTGGAATACTACAAATACTGCATTTAGGAAGCGGTTTTATCGTCATGAGTACAAAAAAGTATACCATGAAGAAATTAAAGCGCTTAAAAATCAGGATGTGATTTTTTCGACTTCTGAAAAGGATAGGGAGATATTCAGGAAGGATATTCCTGATGTACCTAATTATGTAGTTCCAAATGGAGTGGATACTGAATTTTTCACTCCTTCTGATATAATAGATGAAGAACCCTATTCATTGGTTTTTACCGGAATGATGGGATATGTGCCAAATTATGATGGGATGTTGTGGTTTTTGGATAATATTTTTCCAAAGATCAAAAAGCAGATACCTAACATAAAAGTCTACATTGTTGGGAAGAACCCACCCGCTGAACTGGAGAAGAGAGCTTTAGATGATGTGGTGGTTACCGGTTTTGTGGATGATGTAAGGCCCTATGTATGGAGATCTAGTGTCTTTATTGTGCCATTAAGAATGGGTAGTGGAACTAGATTAAAGGTTGTAGAAGCTCTTTCGATGAAAAAACCGGTTGTTTCAACCAGCATCGGGTGTGAAGGAATAGAAGTGGTTGATGGTGATTCGATATTGATTGAAGATGAACCCAAAGACTTTGCAGAAGCCGTGGTACAATTATTACAAAACCGGAATCTGCGTTCACACCTTACCGAAAATGGCTACCGCCTCGTGAAAGAAAAATACGATTGGTCGGTTGTGGGGAATCACATGCTTAACGTTTACGATCATCTGTCAGCTAAACAAGAAAGCGAGATAGCTTTAGCAGATGTGAGTTGA
- a CDS encoding polysaccharide deacetylase family protein, which yields MNKTTNPYNSFKTLLGENHSNGVDSYLLDNSKIQGDSSSFGIVKRPKVLMYHRIVDDKSLSKKYDTCLHIDEFHRQLELLDRLNYTPITFEDYRLYLEKKIQLPQKPIFLTFDDGYLDTYKLAYPLLQEYGMKAVIFVLGDRKVKTNIWDLGQAKIAEQAELMNDEQILELHEDGFEIGCHTLSHLDLTQLSSEACFQEIKKPKIILEALLGSRVNSFSYPYGLVNEEIKRKVYRAGYWFACSVFSGPVQFGIDPLEIRRIAIKNNTSVAGFAARLIIPYEYLEWMWWKGISNKN from the coding sequence ATGAATAAAACTACAAATCCATACAACTCATTTAAAACATTGTTAGGAGAGAACCATTCTAATGGTGTGGATTCCTATTTACTGGACAATTCAAAGATACAGGGGGATTCAAGTTCATTCGGGATAGTAAAAAGACCTAAAGTCTTAATGTACCACCGAATTGTAGATGATAAATCATTGTCAAAAAAATATGATACCTGCTTACATATTGACGAATTTCATCGTCAGCTTGAATTACTTGATCGGTTGAATTATACGCCAATTACATTCGAAGATTACCGCCTTTATTTAGAAAAAAAGATTCAACTTCCTCAAAAGCCAATTTTTCTAACATTCGATGATGGCTATTTGGATACTTATAAACTTGCATATCCTTTATTGCAAGAATATGGGATGAAAGCAGTGATATTTGTATTGGGAGACCGGAAAGTAAAGACGAATATTTGGGATTTAGGTCAAGCTAAAATTGCTGAACAAGCTGAATTGATGAATGACGAACAGATTCTGGAACTTCATGAAGATGGATTTGAAATCGGTTGCCATACTCTCAGCCATTTGGATCTTACACAATTAAGTTCTGAGGCTTGTTTTCAGGAAATTAAAAAACCTAAAATAATTCTTGAGGCTCTCTTGGGATCAAGGGTCAATAGCTTTTCATATCCCTATGGGTTGGTCAATGAAGAGATTAAAAGAAAAGTTTATAGAGCCGGATACTGGTTTGCCTGTAGTGTATTCAGCGGTCCGGTTCAATTTGGTATAGATCCTTTGGAGATTCGAAGGATAGCTATTAAAAATAATACTTCTGTCGCAGGCTTCGCTGCCAGGCTCATTATTCCATATGAATATCTGGAATGGATGTGGTGGAAAGGTATTAGTAATAAAAATTAA